Proteins from one Cryptomeria japonica chromosome 4, Sugi_1.0, whole genome shotgun sequence genomic window:
- the LOC131076264 gene encoding ent-kaurenoic acid oxidase 2, with product MMMIESWASTVVVIVCGIYTIYYALRMFNSWWYKPTLKKDSAPLPPGDMGWPFLGNMLSFLRAFKSTNPEAFISSFVSRFRRVGLYKAFMFGKPTILATCPEVCKLILMDDVHFIPGWPKSAVELIGSKSFVGITFEEHKRLRKLTAAPVTGNEVLSKYLTWIEQTVDSDLEKWSKMDKVDFLTHIRKLTFDIIAYIFLSNETNEEIMALEREYTTLNLGVRAMAINLPGTAYNKALKARKNLVAILQSMIDRRRAEQGGKEDKKVDMLDVLLKVKDQHGRLLEDEEIIDLLVMYLNAGHESSGHMTMWTVVFLLQNPEMYAKAKAEQEDIVRRRPEGQKNLVYSELREMEYLHKVINESLRLVSFSSMVFREALDDVELNGYTIPKGWRIQIWMRNVHLDPEVYPHPKKFDPERWENFVPKPGMFVPFGLGSRLCPGSDLAKMEICVFIHCMLLQYEIQRLTPDCKVRYLPHPRPADNCPVRVRKLNSS from the exons atGATGATGATAGAGAGTTGGGCATCCACAGTAGTTGTGATTGTGTGTGGGATATACACAATCTACTATGCTTTGAGGATGTTCAATAGCTGGTGGTACAAACCCACCTTGAAGAAGGACAGTGCCCCTCTTCCACCAGGAGATATGGGGTGGCCCTTCTTGGGCAACATGCTTAGCTTTCTCAGAGCTTTCAAGTCCACCAACCCAGAGGCCTTCATTTCAAGCTTTGTTTCCAG GTTCAGGAGGGTTGGTCTATACAAGGCATTCATGTTCGGGAAGCCCACAATTTTAGCAACATGTCCAGAAGTCTGCAAGCTAATTCTAATGGATGATGTCCATTTTATTCCTGGGTGGCCAAAATCTGCTGTTGAGCTTATTGGCAGTAAATCCTTTGTGGGTATCACCTTTGAGGAACACAAGCGTCTTCGCAAGCTCACTGCAGCACCAGTAACTGGAAATGAGGTCTTATCAAAGTACTTAACTTGGATTGAGCAAACTGTGGATTCGGATTTAGAGAAGTGGTCCAAAATGGACAAGGTTGATTTTCTCACACATATTAGAAAG CTTACTTTCGACATAATCGCATACATCTTCCTCAGTAATGAGACAAATGAGGAGATAATGGCTCTAGAAAGGGAGTATACTACTCTGAATTTGGGTGTCAGAGCCATGGCAATCAATTTACCTGGTACTGCATACAATAAAGCCCTTAAG GCAAGGAAAAATCTGGTGGCCATTCTTCAGTCAATGATTGACAGGAGGAGGGCAGAACAGGGAGGAAAGGAAGATAAGAAAGTAGATATGTTAGATGTATTACTCAAGGTGAAGGATCAACATGGTAGGCTGTTAGAAGATGAGGAGATTATTGATTTATTAGTCATGTATTTGAATGCGGGGCATGAATCCTCTGGGCATATGACCATGTGGACTGTTGTTTTTCTACTACAGAATCCTGAAATGTATGCAAAAGCAAAG GCTGAACAGGAGGATATCGTTAGAAGGAGGCCAGAGGGACAAAAGAACCTCGTATATTCAGAACTTCGAGAAATGGAATACCTTCATAAG GTTATAAACGAAAGCCTCCGCTTAGTGAGCTTTTCATCAATGGTTTTCAGAGAGGCTCTAGATGATGTTGAATTGAATG GTTATACAATTCCAAagggatggagaatacaaatttGGATGAGGAATGTACATCTGGACCCTGAAGTTTATCCTCATCCAAAGAAATTTGATCCAGAAAGATGGGAG AATTTTGTTCCCAAGCCAGGGATGTTTGTGCCCTTTGGATTGGGAAGCAGATTGTGTCCTGGCAGTGACCTAGCAAAGATGGAGATATGCGTTTTCATCCATTGTATGCTTCTTCAATATGA AATACAGCGTTTAACACCAGACTGCAAGGTGAGATATTTGCCTCATCCTCGCCCCGCTGACAATTGTCCTGTTAGAGTGAGAAAGTTAAACTCATCATGA